A single Silvibacterium dinghuense DNA region contains:
- the katG gene encoding catalase/peroxidase HPI: MATEAKCPFHHGESAPRTNNDWWPNQLNLNLLHQHSSLSNPMGEEFDYAEEFKTLDYDALKKDLVALMTDSQDWWPADFGHYGPLFIRMAWHSAGTYRTFDGRGGGGRGQQRFAPLNSWPDNVNLDRARRLLWPIKQKYGRKISWADLMILAGNVALESMGFKTFGFAGGRADVWEPDLDVNWGLENTWMGTDKRYSGERDLAKPFGATTMGLIYVNPEGPEGVPDPVAAARDIRETFGRMAMNDEETVALIAGGHTFGKTHGAGAGTHLGREPEGSTIEEQGLGWTSAYASGIAGDAITSGLEVTWTSTPTKWSSNFFWNLFGYEWELTKSPGGAHQWKPKGDAGANTVPDAHDPSKRHAPAMLTTDLALRVDPIYEKISRRFYENPDAFADAFARAWFKLTHRDMGPRARYLGPEAPQEVLIWQDPVPAVDHALVDEKDVAALKEKILASGLSVSQLVSTAWASASTFRGSDKRGGANGARIRLAPQKDWEVNQPEQLKTVLHALEKIQSEFNGAQSNGKKISLADLIVLAGNAGVEQAAKNAGIKVTVPFAPGRTDASQAQTDVDSIAVLEPAADGFRSYTNSNGHSPAAPAEVTLLDKAQLLTLTAPELTVLVGGMRVLNTNFGQTKYGAFTNRPEALTNDFFLNLLDMRTVWKADSEAKDTFEGRDRTTGEVKWKATRADLIFGSNAQLRALSEVYGSTDAHAKFVDDFVAVWNKVMNLDRFDLIAS; encoded by the coding sequence ATGGCAACCGAAGCAAAGTGCCCATTTCATCATGGCGAGAGCGCCCCGCGTACGAATAACGATTGGTGGCCGAACCAGTTGAACCTTAACCTGCTGCATCAGCATTCCTCGTTGTCGAACCCGATGGGAGAGGAATTCGACTATGCCGAGGAGTTCAAGACTCTCGATTATGACGCGTTGAAGAAGGACCTGGTAGCGCTGATGACAGACTCGCAGGACTGGTGGCCTGCAGACTTTGGTCATTATGGCCCGCTGTTTATCCGCATGGCGTGGCATAGCGCGGGTACTTATCGCACCTTTGACGGCCGTGGCGGTGGCGGCCGCGGACAGCAGCGTTTTGCTCCGCTCAACAGCTGGCCGGACAACGTGAACCTGGACCGCGCGCGCCGTTTGCTGTGGCCGATCAAGCAGAAGTACGGCAGAAAGATTTCGTGGGCGGATCTGATGATTCTCGCGGGGAACGTCGCGCTGGAATCGATGGGATTCAAGACCTTCGGCTTTGCCGGCGGGCGGGCGGATGTGTGGGAGCCTGATCTCGATGTGAACTGGGGACTTGAGAACACGTGGATGGGAACGGATAAGCGCTATTCCGGTGAGCGCGATCTTGCGAAACCATTCGGCGCGACGACGATGGGCCTGATCTATGTGAACCCGGAGGGTCCCGAAGGCGTGCCCGATCCGGTTGCTGCGGCTCGCGACATCCGCGAGACCTTTGGCCGGATGGCGATGAACGACGAGGAGACGGTGGCTCTTATCGCTGGTGGGCATACCTTTGGCAAGACGCACGGCGCGGGTGCTGGAACCCATCTGGGGCGTGAGCCCGAGGGTTCAACGATTGAAGAACAGGGCCTCGGCTGGACGAGTGCGTATGCTTCGGGCATCGCAGGCGATGCGATCACCAGCGGTCTTGAGGTGACCTGGACGAGCACGCCGACGAAGTGGAGCAGCAACTTCTTCTGGAATCTCTTCGGTTACGAATGGGAGTTGACGAAGAGCCCCGGCGGCGCGCACCAGTGGAAGCCTAAGGGTGATGCAGGAGCGAACACGGTGCCCGACGCGCACGACCCGTCGAAGCGCCATGCTCCGGCCATGCTGACTACCGATCTCGCGCTGCGCGTCGATCCGATCTATGAGAAAATTTCGCGCCGCTTCTATGAGAATCCCGATGCGTTTGCCGATGCCTTTGCCCGCGCGTGGTTCAAGTTGACGCATCGCGATATGGGACCGCGAGCGCGATATCTTGGACCGGAAGCTCCGCAGGAAGTGCTCATCTGGCAGGACCCTGTTCCGGCTGTGGATCATGCGCTGGTGGATGAGAAGGATGTCGCTGCGCTCAAGGAGAAGATTCTTGCGTCGGGACTCAGCGTTTCGCAGCTGGTTTCAACTGCGTGGGCTTCAGCCTCGACCTTCCGCGGCTCGGATAAGCGTGGCGGGGCAAATGGAGCGCGCATCCGCCTGGCGCCACAGAAGGACTGGGAGGTCAATCAGCCTGAGCAGTTGAAGACGGTGTTGCATGCGCTCGAGAAGATTCAGAGTGAGTTCAACGGTGCTCAGTCGAACGGTAAGAAGATTTCGCTCGCGGACCTGATTGTTCTCGCGGGGAATGCGGGCGTGGAGCAGGCAGCGAAGAATGCCGGCATCAAGGTTACGGTGCCGTTTGCACCCGGGCGCACGGATGCATCGCAGGCGCAGACCGATGTGGACTCCATTGCCGTGCTCGAGCCGGCCGCGGATGGCTTCCGTTCCTATACCAACAGCAATGGGCACTCGCCTGCTGCACCGGCCGAGGTCACGCTGCTCGACAAGGCGCAGTTGCTTACGCTGACCGCACCGGAGCTGACGGTGCTGGTTGGCGGCATGCGGGTGCTCAACACCAACTTCGGGCAGACGAAATATGGTGCCTTTACCAATCGTCCGGAGGCTCTGACGAATGATTTCTTCCTCAACCTGCTTGATATGCGCACGGTGTGGAAGGCGGACTCGGAGGCGAAGGATACGTTCGAAGGACGCGACCGCACGACAGGCGAAGTGAAGTGGAAGGCAACGCGTGCGGATCTTATCTTCGGCTCAAATGCGCAGCTGCGGGCGCTGTCCGAGGTCTACGGAAGCACGGATGCACATGCGAAGTTTGTCGATGATTTCGTGGCAGTCTGGAATAAGGTGATGAACCTCGACCGCTTCGATCTGATCGCCTCTTAG
- a CDS encoding spore germination protein GerW family protein — MSSVALLQSLKENILGQAGVKTIYGDPITAQGHTVIPVAKVAYGYGAGAGTGGVGNSSAQGEGGGGGCGVRAIPVGVIDVSDHGTTFVPITSRNKLATVAAAGIALGIVLGWRRRRK, encoded by the coding sequence ATGAGCAGCGTCGCCCTCCTGCAGTCCCTCAAGGAAAACATCCTCGGCCAGGCCGGCGTAAAGACCATCTACGGCGATCCCATCACCGCGCAGGGACACACTGTCATCCCCGTCGCCAAGGTCGCTTATGGATACGGAGCCGGCGCAGGCACCGGAGGCGTCGGCAACTCCAGCGCGCAGGGTGAGGGCGGAGGAGGAGGCTGCGGCGTTCGCGCCATCCCCGTCGGCGTCATCGATGTCAGCGACCACGGCACCACCTTCGTCCCCATCACCAGCCGCAACAAGCTCGCCACCGTCGCCGCCGCGGGCATCGCCCTCGGCATCGTTCTGGGCTGGAGACGCCGCCGCAAATAG
- a CDS encoding sulfatase-like hydrolase/transferase, translating into MNDEGRRAFLKSSVAAAFAAAVPASTAMAQVPATSTAPRQKPNIILYLSDQFRWDFVGANGHNGSTHTPNIDALAARGKNFTHTVTNQPVCAPSRSVLFTSRYATETGVWRNGKGLDETLPTLATELRKAGYSANLIGKWHLAPGTEAEGGGRGAVKAEHRGGFLDLWEGANSIENTSHPYEGTIWDRDNKPIEYKDEYRVDFLTDRAEKFLRQKQDKPFLLFISQLEPHQQNDMGQPIAPKGAAQRFLNGTVPEDLRAFPGTWQAQLPDYYGCIEAIDNSVGRIRKVLEEEHLAENTIFVFLSDHGCHFMTRNQEYKRSTHNSSLRVPLIIDGPGFRGTQQIPELVGLIDVAPTLLEAAGVPVPSSWKGRSVLPLVNDPEARQGWVNEQFIQISESMTGRAIRTKDWTYCVADPSGDATQPAASSYHEYQMYDQRADPHELVNLAGRKEYRAKADELREQLKKLAVAAGEPEPEIVEAKLYP; encoded by the coding sequence ATGAATGATGAGGGCCGCAGAGCCTTCCTGAAGTCTTCCGTGGCTGCGGCGTTTGCGGCCGCAGTTCCAGCCTCCACCGCCATGGCCCAGGTACCGGCCACAAGCACTGCACCGCGGCAGAAACCGAATATCATCCTCTATCTGTCGGACCAGTTTCGCTGGGATTTTGTAGGTGCGAATGGTCATAACGGCTCTACGCACACACCGAATATCGATGCGCTGGCTGCGCGCGGCAAAAACTTTACTCACACGGTTACAAATCAGCCGGTCTGCGCGCCGTCACGGTCGGTGCTGTTTACCAGCCGCTATGCGACAGAGACAGGAGTATGGCGCAACGGCAAGGGGCTCGATGAGACTCTGCCCACGCTTGCGACGGAGCTGCGCAAGGCCGGCTATAGCGCAAACCTGATCGGCAAGTGGCACCTTGCGCCGGGTACCGAAGCCGAGGGCGGCGGCCGCGGAGCGGTGAAGGCCGAGCACCGGGGCGGCTTTCTCGATCTGTGGGAGGGTGCAAATTCGATTGAGAACACTTCGCATCCGTATGAGGGAACGATCTGGGATCGCGATAACAAGCCAATTGAATATAAAGATGAATACCGCGTCGATTTTCTGACCGATCGCGCGGAGAAGTTTCTTCGTCAGAAGCAGGACAAGCCGTTTCTGCTCTTTATCTCTCAGCTGGAGCCGCATCAGCAGAACGATATGGGGCAGCCGATTGCTCCGAAGGGGGCGGCGCAGCGCTTTCTCAATGGAACGGTGCCTGAGGATCTGCGCGCCTTTCCGGGCACGTGGCAGGCACAGCTGCCCGACTACTACGGTTGCATCGAGGCGATCGATAACTCGGTGGGCCGCATCCGCAAGGTACTCGAAGAAGAGCATCTGGCCGAGAATACGATCTTTGTCTTTCTCAGCGATCACGGCTGCCACTTCATGACGCGGAACCAGGAGTACAAGCGCAGCACGCATAACAGCTCACTGCGTGTGCCGCTGATCATCGATGGCCCCGGCTTTCGCGGTACGCAGCAGATTCCCGAGCTCGTGGGGCTGATCGATGTGGCTCCGACATTGCTGGAAGCTGCTGGTGTCCCGGTACCTTCGAGCTGGAAGGGGCGCAGCGTGTTGCCGCTGGTCAACGATCCGGAAGCGAGACAGGGCTGGGTAAACGAGCAGTTCATTCAGATCAGCGAATCGATGACAGGGCGCGCGATTCGCACGAAAGACTGGACGTATTGTGTTGCCGATCCGAGCGGCGATGCTACTCAACCGGCTGCGTCGAGCTATCACGAGTACCAGATGTACGATCAGCGCGCCGATCCGCATGAGCTGGTGAATCTGGCCGGACGCAAGGAGTATCGTGCCAAGGCGGATGAGCTGCGTGAGCAGTTGAAGAAGCTGGCCGTTGCGGCTGGAGAGCCGGAGCCGGAGATCGTGGAAGCAAAACTCTATCCGTAA
- a CDS encoding amidohydrolase family protein — protein sequence MRNRLSVIATVTISTAFSFGHLYAQSAPVVDLATPAPAVAITHGKLLTITHGTIDDGTIILTDGKIAAVGPFASVQIPSNAQVIDARGMTVYPGLIDAETNLGLSEIEADEASNDLVETSDEIFPNMHVYDAFHAETEHIPITRLNGITNAIVAPASEDSMPGQDIFIQLAGRDRDQMILGKDVALPVNFSGDQRRRGKFPSTRMGLAEQLRQTLIDAQEYAASKSDYEAKLAKWEKGDKKDPKPTEPKIDMKSEALLPYLRGEKPVVLGADQGYEVEVAMQLAQQFHLKVVLNHLTHTQDVIDKVASYKVPVIVGPIYDFPDANERYDAVYSLPAELYKRGVKIAFSSSGAGGGPSGGFDRNLPYAAGYAVAYGLPYDEALKAITINPAEMFGVADKLGSLDVGKTANVVIANGDPLDVRTDVKQVYIEGHAIPMVSRQTRLRDEYTK from the coding sequence ATGCGGAACCGCCTTTCTGTCATCGCCACGGTTACAATTTCAACGGCCTTCTCGTTTGGGCATCTTTATGCCCAGTCTGCGCCGGTCGTCGATCTCGCCACACCCGCGCCCGCCGTCGCCATCACTCACGGCAAATTGCTCACCATCACCCACGGCACCATCGACGACGGAACTATCATCCTCACCGACGGCAAGATCGCAGCCGTAGGACCGTTTGCCTCGGTGCAGATTCCTTCCAACGCGCAGGTCATCGACGCACGCGGCATGACCGTCTACCCCGGCCTCATTGACGCCGAGACGAATCTCGGCCTTTCCGAGATCGAAGCCGATGAAGCCTCGAACGATCTTGTCGAAACCAGCGACGAAATCTTCCCCAACATGCACGTCTACGACGCCTTCCACGCCGAGACCGAGCACATCCCCATCACCCGTCTCAATGGCATCACCAATGCCATCGTCGCGCCCGCCTCAGAAGACTCGATGCCCGGCCAGGACATCTTCATCCAGCTCGCTGGCCGCGACCGCGACCAGATGATCCTCGGCAAGGATGTCGCGCTGCCCGTCAATTTTTCCGGCGACCAGCGCCGCCGCGGCAAGTTCCCTTCTACGCGTATGGGCCTCGCCGAACAGCTCCGCCAGACGCTCATCGACGCGCAGGAATATGCAGCTTCAAAGTCCGATTACGAGGCCAAGCTCGCCAAGTGGGAGAAAGGCGACAAGAAAGACCCCAAGCCCACCGAGCCCAAGATCGACATGAAGTCCGAAGCGCTGCTTCCCTATCTGCGCGGCGAAAAACCTGTTGTCCTTGGAGCGGACCAGGGTTATGAGGTCGAGGTCGCCATGCAGCTCGCGCAGCAGTTCCACCTCAAGGTCGTACTCAACCACCTCACGCACACGCAGGATGTGATCGACAAGGTCGCCTCCTACAAGGTGCCGGTCATTGTCGGGCCGATCTACGACTTCCCCGACGCGAACGAACGCTATGACGCCGTCTACTCGCTGCCCGCCGAGCTCTACAAACGTGGCGTCAAGATCGCCTTCTCGTCCTCAGGCGCGGGCGGTGGCCCGAGCGGCGGCTTCGATCGCAACCTGCCCTACGCCGCCGGATACGCCGTAGCCTACGGCCTGCCCTACGACGAAGCATTGAAGGCCATCACCATTAACCCCGCAGAGATGTTCGGTGTCGCCGACAAACTCGGCTCGCTCGATGTAGGCAAAACCGCTAACGTCGTCATCGCAAACGGAGACCCGCTCGATGTCCGTACCGACGTCAAACAGGTCTATATCGAAGGCCACGCCATCCCCATGGTCTCGCGCCAGACCCGCCTGCGGGATGAATACACGAAGTAA
- a CDS encoding amidohydrolase, with amino-acid sequence MKFPLALGLAATATAFAQSATPPTPPPHDFVITNATVMTVTHGTIEHGSVWVHDGKIAGYGATVNAPSDVVKIDATGKYLTPGIVDPHSHSALSNDVNEMTSPVTPSMMMIDAFDNRDKALYQALAGGVTTELLLHGSANVIGGQAVVIKNKFGLSRDQMLFPDAPRSIKFASGENPKRVYGGRGQLPSTRMGNFEVMRQSFEDAKAYMAKWDEYNAKVAKGDKDVTPPAKDLKLEALADVLRGKLYVQIHCYRADEFLTEEAIAKEYGFKIRAFHHALEMYKVADQIAPTGTAIATFADWWGYKDEAWDAIPWNAAMSEKAGIRVALKSDSNDHIRRLNQEAGKMIRYGGVSEEDALKMITLNPAWIIGVDDKVGSIDTGKDADLVLWNMDPLSTYARAEKVYIDGDLFFDDSLPGFGTTHFSGAMHEAHGFGGEDGANVDDEGGN; translated from the coding sequence ATGAAATTCCCACTCGCATTAGGCTTAGCTGCAACCGCTACAGCCTTCGCCCAGTCCGCGACCCCACCCACACCACCGCCGCATGATTTCGTCATCACCAACGCCACGGTGATGACCGTCACCCACGGCACCATCGAGCACGGCAGCGTCTGGGTCCACGACGGCAAGATCGCCGGCTACGGCGCCACAGTCAACGCCCCATCTGACGTCGTAAAGATCGACGCCACCGGCAAGTACCTCACCCCCGGCATCGTCGATCCGCACTCGCACTCCGCGCTCAGCAACGACGTCAATGAGATGACCAGCCCGGTCACTCCGAGCATGATGATGATCGACGCCTTCGACAATCGCGACAAAGCCCTCTACCAGGCCCTCGCCGGCGGCGTCACCACCGAGTTGCTGCTGCACGGCTCGGCCAATGTAATCGGCGGCCAGGCCGTCGTCATCAAGAACAAGTTCGGCCTCTCGCGCGACCAGATGCTCTTCCCCGACGCGCCACGCTCCATCAAGTTCGCCAGCGGAGAAAACCCCAAGCGCGTCTATGGAGGCCGCGGCCAGTTGCCTTCCACCCGCATGGGCAACTTCGAAGTCATGCGCCAGTCCTTCGAGGACGCAAAGGCCTACATGGCCAAATGGGACGAGTACAACGCCAAGGTCGCCAAAGGCGATAAGGACGTGACTCCGCCTGCGAAGGACCTGAAGCTCGAAGCGCTTGCGGATGTGCTGCGCGGCAAGCTCTACGTGCAGATCCACTGCTACCGCGCCGACGAGTTCCTCACCGAAGAGGCCATCGCCAAGGAGTACGGCTTCAAGATTCGCGCCTTCCACCACGCGCTTGAGATGTACAAGGTCGCCGACCAGATCGCTCCCACCGGCACCGCCATCGCCACCTTTGCCGACTGGTGGGGCTACAAGGACGAGGCCTGGGACGCGATCCCGTGGAATGCCGCCATGAGCGAAAAGGCCGGCATCCGCGTCGCCCTCAAGAGCGACTCCAACGACCACATCCGCCGCCTCAACCAGGAGGCCGGCAAAATGATCCGCTACGGCGGTGTCAGCGAGGAAGACGCGCTCAAGATGATCACCCTGAACCCCGCCTGGATCATCGGCGTCGACGACAAGGTCGGCTCCATCGATACCGGCAAGGACGCCGATCTCGTCCTCTGGAACATGGACCCGCTCTCCACCTACGCCCGCGCCGAAAAAGTCTACATCGACGGCGATCTCTTCTTCGATGACTCGCTCCCCGGCTTCGGCACCACGCACTTCTCCGGCGCCATGCATGAGGCCCACGGCTTCGGCGGCGAAGACGGCGCCAATGTCGACGACGAAGGAGGCAACTAA
- a CDS encoding ribulokinase — translation MAIVAGVDFGTLSVRVTLLDSTKGRLSTASAEYPLHRKREDPDYATQSHFDQMEALVKATQKAIAEAGIDGSLIESIALDTTGSSVIFVDKQVQPLDDYYLWCDHRAKREAQEITALAHAQKLEAIDWCGGVYSHEWGFAKLLHWLRHNPDKRAQFYTAFEHCDMVAATLAGIDDATRVKRSVCAMGHKWLWNPKWGGLPPQEFLSRLDPLFDGIRERFDGEYLTSDKVAGHLAPHWAERMGLKAGIPIPVGAFDAHWDAIGAGCREGDVVNVVGTSTCIIAMEKRTVLVPGVCGVVPGSVHPQYTGVEAGLSATGDIFEAIARRAGTKVAELSKGLEAYRPGQTGLLRLSWDNGDRTVLVNSELGGVTLGWNLIHTAQDELFAAIEGTAFHTRIILERMAENGVPVERVINAGGIPQHNKVLNQIYADVFNKPVLVPAGIPTSLGSGIFAQLAAGIFSSIEEAQKAMCLDYITYTPNPEAAAIYDRLFALYRKVYFGLGTKDAAPVALGDVLPELRKISAEVLGHE, via the coding sequence GTGGCCATCGTCGCCGGCGTCGATTTCGGAACCCTCAGCGTTCGCGTTACCCTGCTTGACAGCACCAAAGGCCGGCTCAGCACCGCCTCCGCAGAATATCCCCTCCACCGCAAGCGTGAAGACCCCGACTACGCCACGCAGTCGCACTTCGACCAGATGGAAGCCCTGGTAAAGGCCACGCAGAAGGCTATCGCCGAAGCAGGCATCGACGGTTCGCTGATCGAGTCCATCGCCCTCGACACCACCGGCTCCTCCGTCATCTTCGTCGACAAGCAGGTCCAGCCGCTCGACGACTACTACCTCTGGTGCGATCACCGCGCCAAGCGTGAGGCGCAGGAAATCACCGCGCTCGCCCATGCACAAAAGCTCGAGGCAATCGACTGGTGCGGCGGCGTCTACTCCCATGAGTGGGGCTTCGCCAAGCTCCTCCACTGGCTGCGCCACAACCCCGATAAGCGCGCACAGTTCTACACCGCCTTCGAGCACTGCGACATGGTCGCCGCCACCCTCGCCGGCATCGACGACGCGACCAGGGTGAAGCGCAGCGTCTGCGCCATGGGCCACAAATGGCTCTGGAACCCCAAGTGGGGCGGCCTGCCACCGCAGGAGTTCCTCTCCAGGCTCGATCCCCTCTTCGACGGCATCCGCGAGCGCTTTGACGGTGAATACCTCACCTCGGACAAGGTTGCAGGCCACCTCGCGCCGCACTGGGCCGAGCGCATGGGCCTCAAGGCCGGCATCCCTATCCCTGTCGGCGCGTTTGACGCGCACTGGGACGCCATCGGCGCAGGCTGCCGCGAGGGCGACGTGGTCAACGTCGTCGGCACCTCCACCTGCATCATCGCCATGGAGAAGCGCACCGTGCTCGTGCCTGGCGTCTGCGGCGTGGTGCCCGGCTCCGTGCACCCGCAGTACACCGGCGTCGAGGCGGGACTCTCCGCCACGGGCGACATCTTCGAAGCCATCGCACGCCGTGCAGGTACTAAGGTCGCCGAACTCTCGAAGGGCCTCGAAGCCTATCGCCCCGGCCAGACCGGACTGCTCCGCCTCAGCTGGGACAACGGCGACCGCACCGTGCTCGTCAACTCCGAACTGGGCGGCGTCACCCTCGGCTGGAACCTCATCCACACCGCGCAGGACGAGCTCTTCGCTGCCATCGAAGGCACCGCCTTTCACACCCGCATCATCCTCGAGCGCATGGCCGAGAACGGCGTGCCCGTCGAGCGCGTCATCAATGCAGGCGGCATCCCGCAGCACAACAAGGTGCTCAACCAGATCTACGCCGACGTTTTCAACAAGCCGGTCCTCGTGCCCGCCGGCATCCCCACCAGCCTCGGCTCCGGCATCTTCGCACAGCTGGCCGCCGGCATTTTCTCCTCGATTGAGGAGGCGCAGAAGGCCATGTGTCTCGACTACATCACCTACACCCCGAACCCCGAAGCCGCGGCCATCTATGACCGCCTTTTCGCCCTCTACCGGAAGGTCTACTTTGGCCTCGGCACCAAGGACGCCGCACCGGTAGCTCTCGGCGACGTCCTCCCCGAGCTGCGCAAAATCTCCGCCGAAGTCCTCGGTCACGAGTAA
- a CDS encoding LysR family transcriptional regulator — protein MEFHQLRYVCAIADTGSFSRAAERCQVAQPSLSQQVLKLEENLGTKLFDRLGRSIRLTESGRAFLPHARSILEQMEAARSSVADKGSDVRGSVSIGVIPTIAPYLMPRYAAAFAKKYPDAKLRIVEETTPVLVESLRDLSIDLAILALPLRHKDLDWYPIRTEPLFAVLPKDHPHAAAESLTIKELRKESFVMLRDGHCFRDLSIAACTHARITPNIAFESGQFSSLLGMVAAGVGITLVPEMAIDKNAACSYVRLSDKQATRSIVIAALHGRSFNRVQQAFLAGVRARAHARSSSKPTG, from the coding sequence ATGGAATTCCATCAACTCCGCTACGTCTGTGCAATCGCGGACACAGGCAGCTTCAGCCGTGCGGCCGAACGCTGCCAGGTCGCCCAACCCTCGCTCTCGCAGCAGGTGCTCAAGCTGGAAGAAAATCTGGGCACCAAGCTCTTCGACCGCCTCGGCCGCAGCATTCGCCTTACCGAATCCGGACGGGCCTTTCTTCCCCATGCGCGATCGATTCTGGAACAGATGGAGGCAGCGCGATCGAGCGTGGCGGATAAAGGCTCGGATGTGCGCGGCAGCGTCTCGATCGGCGTGATCCCGACCATTGCGCCTTATCTGATGCCCCGGTATGCCGCGGCGTTCGCAAAGAAATATCCCGATGCGAAGCTGCGCATCGTCGAAGAAACTACTCCCGTCCTTGTCGAGAGCCTGCGCGATCTCTCCATCGATCTCGCGATCCTTGCTCTCCCGCTTCGGCATAAGGATCTGGATTGGTACCCCATCCGCACCGAACCGCTCTTCGCGGTGCTGCCCAAGGACCACCCTCACGCCGCGGCGGAATCACTCACCATCAAGGAACTTCGCAAGGAGTCCTTCGTCATGCTGCGCGATGGCCACTGCTTCCGCGATCTCAGCATTGCAGCCTGCACGCACGCGCGCATCACACCCAACATCGCATTTGAAAGCGGCCAGTTCAGCAGCCTCCTCGGCATGGTAGCCGCAGGCGTCGGCATCACGCTTGTTCCCGAGATGGCTATCGATAAAAATGCAGCGTGCAGCTATGTGCGGCTCAGCGACAAGCAGGCGACGCGCAGCATCGTCATCGCAGCCCTGCACGGACGCAGCTTCAATCGCGTGCAGCAGGCCTTCCTTGCAGGCGTGCGAGCGCGTGCCCACGCGCGTTCCTCCAGCAAACCAACAGGCTAA